From a region of the Mycobacterium sp. SMC-8 genome:
- a CDS encoding DUF2017 domain-containing protein, whose protein sequence is MRKWKRVEGADGPRFRSALAAHEAELLSSLVTSLLGMLDTREASAPVDELAEITGIRTGNSVPPQDDTLKRLLPDFYRPATDHPAGSGAAESLNSALRSLHEPAIIEAKREAAQRLLDTVPAGGGKLELSEADAQAWASAVNDVRLALGTMLDVGSDIPDRLPADHPMAGHLDVYQWLTVLQEYLVICLMDRSR, encoded by the coding sequence GTGCGTAAATGGAAGCGGGTCGAGGGCGCCGACGGCCCGCGGTTCCGGTCGGCGCTGGCCGCACACGAGGCCGAGCTGCTGAGTAGTCTGGTCACCTCGCTGCTGGGCATGCTCGACACCCGGGAAGCGTCCGCCCCGGTCGACGAACTCGCCGAGATCACCGGAATCAGGACCGGCAATTCCGTTCCGCCGCAAGACGATACGCTCAAGAGGCTGCTGCCGGACTTCTACCGGCCGGCCACCGACCACCCGGCCGGATCGGGTGCCGCGGAAAGCCTCAACAGCGCACTGCGCAGCCTGCACGAGCCCGCCATCATCGAGGCCAAACGCGAAGCGGCGCAACGCCTGCTGGACACCGTTCCCGCCGGTGGCGGCAAACTCGAGTTGTCCGAGGCCGACGCGCAGGCGTGGGCGTCGGCGGTCAACGACGTGCGGCTGGCGCTCGGAACCATGCTCGACGTCGGTTCCGACATCCCCGACCGGTTGCCCGCCGACCATCCGATGGCCGGTCACCTCGACGTGTACCAGTGGCTGACGGTGTTGCAGGAGTACCTGGTGATCTGCCTGATGGATCGGTCCCGCTAG
- the rph gene encoding ribonuclease PH, which yields MSRREDGRLDDELRPVTITRGFTNHPAGSVLVEFGDTRVMCTASVTEGVPRWRKGSGQGWLTAEYAMLPAATHERSDRESVKGRVGGRTQEISRLVGRSLRACIDLAALGENTIAIDCDVLQADGGTRTAAITGAYVALSDAVTYLAAAGKLPDPRPLSCAIAAVSVGVVDGRIRVDLPYTEDSRAEVDMNVVATDTGTLVEIQGTGEGATFPRSTLDKMLDVAMVACDQLFAIQRSALEQPYPGVLPESGPSKKAFGS from the coding sequence GTGTCCAGACGAGAAGACGGTCGACTCGACGACGAATTGCGCCCGGTCACCATCACCCGGGGTTTCACCAACCATCCCGCCGGTTCGGTGCTGGTCGAGTTCGGAGACACCCGAGTGATGTGCACGGCCAGCGTCACCGAGGGGGTGCCGCGCTGGCGCAAGGGTTCCGGGCAGGGCTGGCTGACCGCCGAGTACGCCATGCTGCCCGCCGCGACGCATGAGCGTTCCGATCGCGAGTCGGTGAAGGGACGAGTGGGTGGCCGCACGCAGGAGATCAGCCGGCTGGTCGGCCGATCCCTGCGCGCCTGCATCGACCTGGCCGCGCTCGGCGAGAACACCATCGCGATCGACTGCGACGTGTTGCAGGCCGACGGCGGCACCCGCACCGCAGCCATCACCGGCGCATACGTCGCGCTGTCGGATGCCGTCACCTACCTGGCCGCCGCAGGCAAGCTGCCCGATCCGCGGCCGCTGTCCTGCGCGATCGCCGCGGTCAGTGTCGGGGTGGTGGACGGCCGCATCCGCGTCGACCTGCCCTACACCGAGGATTCGCGCGCCGAGGTCGACATGAATGTCGTCGCCACCGACACCGGCACGCTTGTGGAGATCCAGGGCACAGGTGAGGGCGCGACGTTCCCGCGGTCGACGCTGGACAAGATGCTCGATGTCGCGATGGTGGCCTGCGATCAGCTGTTCGCGATCCAGCGCAGCGCGCTCGAGCAGCCCTATCCGGGAGTGCTGCCGGAGTCCGGTCCCTCGAAGAAGGCGTTCGGAAGCTGA
- the clpS gene encoding ATP-dependent Clp protease adapter ClpS: MVTPAKARPGTREDRDARVDRETDAAADVPWVTIVWDDPVNLMTYVTYVFQKLFGYSEPHATKLMLQVHNEGRAVVSAGSRESMEADVTRLHAAGLWATLQQDR, translated from the coding sequence ATGGTGACTCCGGCGAAGGCACGACCGGGTACCCGCGAAGACCGTGACGCACGCGTGGACCGGGAGACGGACGCGGCCGCCGACGTGCCGTGGGTGACCATCGTCTGGGACGACCCGGTGAACCTGATGACCTACGTGACCTACGTCTTCCAGAAACTCTTCGGCTACAGCGAGCCGCACGCCACCAAGTTGATGCTGCAGGTGCACAACGAGGGCAGGGCCGTGGTGTCGGCAGGCAGCCGGGAATCCATGGAAGCCGATGTGACCAGGCTCCACGCCGCCGGGCTGTGGGCGACACTGCAACAGGACCGCTGA
- a CDS encoding Mov34/MPN/PAD-1 family protein, with the protein MCCRERSSDRERSSERKSRVLTIRADLVEAMVSHARADHPDEACGVIAGPEGSDRPERFIAMVNAERSPTFYRFDSGEQLKVWRAMEQADEVPVVIYHSHTATEAYPSRTDISYASEPDAHYVLVSTRDPDRHELRSYRIVDGVVAEEPVTIVEQY; encoded by the coding sequence ATGTGTTGCCGGGAGCGTTCGAGTGACCGGGAGCGTTCGAGTGAAAGGAAGAGCCGCGTGCTGACGATCCGTGCTGACCTGGTCGAGGCCATGGTCAGCCACGCCCGCGCCGATCATCCCGACGAAGCCTGCGGCGTCATCGCGGGCCCCGAGGGTTCCGATCGTCCTGAGCGGTTCATCGCGATGGTCAACGCGGAGCGCTCGCCGACGTTCTACCGGTTCGACTCCGGTGAGCAACTCAAGGTGTGGCGCGCCATGGAGCAGGCGGACGAGGTTCCCGTGGTGATTTACCACTCGCACACCGCCACCGAGGCCTACCCGAGCCGGACCGACATCTCCTACGCGTCCGAACCCGACGCCCACTACGTCCTGGTGTCCACCCGCGACCCCGACCGCCACGAGTTGCGCAGCTACCGCATTGTGGACGGCGTCGTCGCCGAAGAGCCCGTCACCATCGTCGAGCAGTACTGA
- a CDS encoding cyclic nucleotide-degrading phosphodiesterase has translation MSVRITVLGCSGSVVGPDSPASGYLVTAPDTPPLVLDFGGGVLGALQRHADPNAVHVLLSHLHADHCLDLPGLFVWRRYHPTPAQERGFVYGPANTWARLGAASSPEDGEIDDFSDIFEIRHWVDNQAVDIGALTVLPRLVCHPTESYGMRITDLSGATLVYSGDTGYCDALIDLARGADVFLCEASWTDSPDRPPRLHLSGAEAGRAAARAGVSELLLTHIPPWTSREDVISEAKAEFDGPVHAVVSNETFEVARS, from the coding sequence GTGAGCGTGCGAATCACCGTACTCGGTTGCTCCGGCAGTGTGGTCGGTCCTGATTCGCCCGCGTCGGGATATCTCGTCACCGCGCCCGACACGCCGCCGTTGGTTCTCGATTTCGGTGGCGGTGTCCTCGGAGCGCTGCAGCGTCACGCGGATCCGAACGCCGTCCACGTGTTGCTGTCACATCTGCATGCCGACCACTGTCTGGATTTGCCCGGATTGTTCGTCTGGCGGCGCTATCACCCGACGCCGGCGCAGGAACGCGGCTTCGTCTACGGCCCCGCCAACACCTGGGCCCGCCTCGGTGCGGCGTCGTCGCCCGAGGACGGCGAGATCGACGACTTCAGCGACATCTTCGAGATCCGGCACTGGGTCGACAACCAGGCCGTGGATATCGGCGCGCTGACCGTGCTGCCGCGCCTGGTCTGCCACCCGACGGAGTCCTACGGCATGCGTATCACTGATCTGTCCGGTGCGACGCTGGTCTACAGCGGCGACACCGGTTACTGCGATGCGCTGATCGACCTGGCCCGCGGCGCCGACGTGTTCCTGTGCGAGGCGTCCTGGACCGACTCGCCGGACCGTCCGCCGCGGCTGCACCTGTCCGGCGCCGAAGCCGGCCGCGCGGCGGCCCGCGCCGGTGTGTCCGAACTCCTGCTCACCCACATTCCGCCGTGGACGTCGCGCGAGGACGTGATCAGCGAGGCCAAGGCGGAGTTCGACGGCCCAGTGCACGCGGTGGTCTCCAACGAGACCTTCGAGGTCGCGCGCTCCTGA
- the rdgB gene encoding RdgB/HAM1 family non-canonical purine NTP pyrophosphatase, translating into MPRVLVASRNPKKLAELRRVLDGAGVELTLLSLDDVVPFDEAPETGATFEENALAKARDAFAATGIPAVADDSGLEVDALNGMPGVLSARWSGRHGDDPANTALLLGQLADVPEERRGAAFVSACALVSGPGKNESVVVRGEWRGSIVREPRGDGGFGYDPVFLPAGSARTAAELSPAEKDAASHRGRALAALLPSLRSLV; encoded by the coding sequence GTGCCTCGGGTCCTGGTCGCCTCCCGCAACCCCAAGAAGCTCGCCGAGCTGCGCCGCGTGCTCGACGGCGCCGGTGTGGAGCTGACTCTGTTGTCGCTCGATGATGTCGTGCCGTTCGACGAGGCACCAGAAACCGGGGCGACGTTCGAGGAGAACGCGTTGGCCAAGGCGCGGGACGCATTCGCCGCGACCGGCATACCCGCGGTCGCCGACGATTCCGGGCTGGAGGTCGACGCGCTCAACGGGATGCCGGGCGTGCTCAGCGCGCGCTGGTCGGGACGACACGGCGACGATCCGGCCAATACTGCACTGCTGCTCGGTCAGCTCGCCGACGTACCCGAGGAGCGCCGTGGCGCGGCGTTCGTGTCGGCGTGCGCGCTGGTCTCCGGTCCCGGGAAGAACGAGTCGGTAGTGGTGCGCGGCGAGTGGCGCGGCAGCATCGTCCGGGAGCCGCGCGGCGACGGAGGGTTCGGTTACGACCCGGTATTCCTTCCCGCCGGTTCGGCGAGGACCGCGGCCGAGCTGAGCCCCGCGGAGAAGGACGCGGCGTCGCACCGCGGCCGTGCACTGGCCGCGCTGCTGCCGTCGCTGCGTTCTCTGGTCTGA
- a CDS encoding MoaD/ThiS family protein, which yields MAISVSIPTILRTHTGGEKRVSASGDTLQAVIADLEANYSGISERLVDNGKLHRFVNIYVNDEDVRFSGGLDTAISDGDSVTILPAVAGG from the coding sequence ATGGCCATCTCTGTGTCCATCCCCACGATCCTGCGCACCCACACCGGCGGCGAGAAGCGCGTCTCCGCCTCAGGGGACACCCTGCAGGCCGTGATCGCCGACCTCGAGGCGAACTACTCCGGCATCTCGGAACGGCTCGTCGATAACGGCAAGCTGCACCGCTTCGTCAACATCTACGTCAACGACGAGGACGTGCGTTTCTCCGGCGGTCTGGACACGGCGATCTCCGACGGTGACTCGGTCACCATCCTGCCCGCCGTCGCGGGAGGTTGA
- a CDS encoding PLP-dependent cysteine synthase family protein — MTRYNSLLEALGGTPLVGLQRLSPAWDGSPHVRLWAKLEDRNPTGSIKDRPALRMIEDAEREGRLTPGATILEPTSGNTGISLAMAALLKGYQMVCVMPENTSIERRQLLELYGARIIYSPAEGGSNTAVAHAKELAAEHPSWVMLYQYGNPSNAAAHYDGTGPELLADLPEITHFVGGLGTTGTLMGTGRFLREHVPGVQIVAAEPRYGEGVYALRNIDEGFIPELYDPDVLTTRFAVGAYDAVRRTRELVQTEGIFAGISTGAILHAALGMAATAVKAGERADIAFTVCDAGWKYLSTGAYAGSLDDAEDALEGQLWA; from the coding sequence ATGACCCGTTACAACTCGCTGCTCGAAGCGCTGGGGGGCACGCCGCTGGTCGGGCTGCAGCGGCTCTCGCCGGCCTGGGACGGTTCGCCCCACGTGCGGCTGTGGGCCAAACTTGAGGACCGCAACCCGACAGGTTCGATCAAAGACCGGCCGGCGCTGCGGATGATCGAGGACGCCGAACGCGAAGGCCGGCTCACGCCCGGGGCCACGATCCTGGAACCGACGAGCGGCAACACCGGGATCTCACTGGCCATGGCGGCGTTGCTGAAGGGCTACCAGATGGTCTGCGTGATGCCGGAGAACACGTCGATCGAGCGGCGGCAACTGCTCGAGCTCTACGGCGCACGGATCATCTACTCGCCGGCCGAGGGTGGCTCCAACACCGCGGTGGCGCACGCCAAAGAGCTTGCGGCCGAACACCCTTCGTGGGTGATGCTCTACCAGTACGGCAACCCGTCCAACGCGGCCGCGCACTACGACGGCACCGGGCCTGAGCTGCTGGCCGATCTGCCCGAGATCACCCACTTCGTCGGTGGCCTGGGCACGACGGGCACGCTGATGGGCACCGGCCGGTTCCTTCGTGAACACGTGCCAGGGGTGCAGATCGTCGCCGCCGAACCCCGCTACGGCGAAGGTGTGTACGCGCTGCGCAACATCGACGAGGGCTTCATCCCGGAACTGTACGACCCCGATGTGCTGACCACCCGCTTCGCGGTGGGCGCCTATGACGCCGTGCGCCGCACCCGGGAACTGGTGCAGACCGAGGGAATCTTCGCCGGCATCTCCACCGGTGCGATCCTGCACGCGGCGCTGGGCATGGCGGCCACGGCGGTCAAGGCCGGGGAGCGCGCCGACATCGCATTCACCGTCTGTGACGCCGGCTGGAAGTATCTGTCCACCGGTGCCTACGCCGGTAGCCTGGACGACGCGGAGGACGCGTTGGAAGGGCAGCTTTGGGCGTGA
- a CDS encoding rhomboid family intramembrane serine protease, whose translation MGVTGTGGYPALPAEPKKRPAWVVGGLTVVSFVVLLWVIELFDSLTGHRLDSNGIRPLETDGLTGILFAPLLHSNWEHLMANTGPALVLGFLMTLAGLSRFVYATAIVWIVGGIGTWLIGNVGAPTYNGMVVETNHIGASGLIFGWLTFLIVFGFFTRNVWEIVVGVVVLFIYGSILLGVLPGTFGVSWQGHLCGAAAGVLAAYLLSGPERRARQSRRPGPAPLYPTR comes from the coding sequence TTGGGCGTGACGGGAACCGGTGGATACCCCGCTCTCCCCGCGGAGCCGAAGAAGCGGCCCGCGTGGGTGGTCGGCGGGCTCACCGTCGTGTCGTTCGTCGTGCTGCTCTGGGTCATCGAGCTGTTCGATTCGTTGACCGGACACCGCTTGGACAGCAACGGGATTCGCCCGCTGGAGACCGACGGGTTGACCGGCATCCTGTTCGCCCCGCTGCTGCACTCCAACTGGGAGCATCTGATGGCCAACACCGGCCCGGCGCTGGTGCTCGGCTTCCTGATGACCCTGGCCGGTCTGTCGCGGTTTGTGTATGCCACCGCGATCGTCTGGATCGTCGGCGGTATCGGCACCTGGCTGATCGGCAACGTCGGCGCCCCCACCTACAACGGAATGGTCGTCGAGACCAACCACATCGGCGCGTCCGGCCTGATCTTCGGATGGCTGACCTTTCTGATCGTGTTCGGCTTCTTCACGCGCAACGTGTGGGAGATCGTGGTCGGGGTGGTGGTGCTGTTCATCTACGGCAGCATCCTGCTCGGCGTGCTGCCCGGCACCTTCGGCGTCTCCTGGCAGGGGCACCTGTGCGGCGCGGCCGCCGGCGTGCTGGCGGCCTACCTGCTGTCCGGTCCCGAACGCCGGGCGCGTCAGTCCCGCAGGCCCGGCCCGGCTCCGCTGTATCCGACCCGATGA
- a CDS encoding nicotinate phosphoribosyltransferase, with protein sequence MGPGYRGSGPASNRYGEPVTFSPTDLSHTSTALLTDKYELTMLAAALRDGTAGRHSTFEVFARRLPGGRRYGVNAGTARFVDALQAFRFDTAALSLLQDVVDDTTLDYLAGYRFTGDVDGYPEGELYFPGSPVLSVHGTFGECVLLETLALSIFNYDSAVASAAARMVSAAAGRPLIEMGSRRTHEQGAVAAARAAYLAGFAGSSNLEAQRRHSVPALGTSAHAFTLLHTTRDGTPADWEKAAFRAQIEALGAGTTLLVDTYDITAGVAHAIEVAGTRLGAVRIDSGDLGVLARQVRDQLDGLGAAETRIVVSGDLDEFAIAALRAEPVDVYGVGTSVVTGSGAPTAGMVYKLVEVDGIPVEKRSSHKESHGGRKRACRLVKRSGTIVEEVVYPAGGAPPDPEDLHIRELTVPLVRHGEPVADLGLDAARARVADGLLSLPWDGLSLSSGDPAIPTRMVAPPPGRK encoded by the coding sequence ATGGGGCCAGGATACCGGGGCTCCGGACCGGCCTCGAACCGATACGGTGAGCCGGTGACCTTCTCGCCCACGGACCTGTCGCACACGTCTACGGCGCTGCTCACGGACAAATACGAACTGACGATGCTCGCGGCCGCGTTGCGGGACGGGACGGCGGGCAGGCACAGCACCTTCGAGGTGTTCGCCCGCCGCCTTCCCGGCGGGCGACGCTACGGCGTCAACGCCGGTACGGCGCGGTTCGTGGATGCGTTGCAGGCGTTCAGGTTCGACACAGCGGCGTTGAGTCTCCTGCAGGACGTCGTCGACGACACCACCCTGGACTATCTCGCCGGTTACCGCTTCACCGGCGACGTGGACGGCTACCCGGAGGGTGAACTGTACTTCCCCGGCTCACCGGTGCTGTCGGTGCACGGCACCTTCGGCGAATGCGTGCTGCTCGAGACGCTCGCCTTGTCGATCTTCAACTACGACAGCGCGGTGGCGTCCGCGGCGGCGCGGATGGTCAGCGCCGCGGCGGGTCGGCCGCTGATCGAGATGGGCTCGCGACGCACCCACGAACAGGGCGCCGTCGCCGCCGCGCGCGCGGCCTACCTGGCGGGGTTCGCCGGGTCGTCGAACCTGGAGGCCCAGCGGCGCCACAGCGTGCCGGCGCTGGGCACCAGCGCGCACGCCTTCACCCTGCTGCACACCACCAGGGACGGGACCCCGGCGGACTGGGAGAAGGCCGCGTTCCGCGCGCAGATCGAGGCGCTGGGCGCGGGTACCACCCTGCTCGTCGACACCTACGACATCACCGCAGGTGTGGCGCACGCGATCGAGGTCGCGGGCACCCGTCTGGGCGCGGTGCGCATCGACTCCGGCGACCTCGGCGTGCTGGCCCGTCAGGTCCGCGATCAGCTGGACGGCCTCGGAGCGGCCGAGACGCGCATCGTGGTGTCGGGTGATCTCGACGAATTCGCGATCGCCGCGCTGCGCGCCGAACCGGTGGACGTCTACGGCGTGGGAACCTCGGTGGTCACCGGGTCGGGCGCCCCGACTGCCGGCATGGTCTACAAGCTTGTCGAAGTCGACGGGATCCCGGTCGAGAAGCGCAGCAGCCACAAGGAGTCCCACGGCGGGCGCAAGCGGGCGTGCCGGCTCGTCAAGAGGTCGGGCACCATCGTCGAAGAGGTGGTCTATCCCGCCGGCGGTGCCCCTCCGGACCCGGAAGACCTGCACATCCGCGAGCTGACAGTGCCGCTGGTGCGCCACGGCGAGCCGGTCGCCGACCTGGGGCTGGACGCCGCCCGCGCCCGCGTCGCCGACGGCCTGCTCAGCCTGCCGTGGGACGGTCTGAGCCTGTCGAGCGGCGATCCCGCGATCCCGACCCGGATGGTCGCTCCCCCGCCCGGACGGAAGTAG
- a CDS encoding P1 family peptidase, protein MSGSITDVGGIRVGHHHRIDEDAQLGSGWATGTTVVLTPPGTVGAVDGRGGAPGTRETDLLDPSNSVRHVDAVVLTGGSAFGLAAADGVMTWLEEQNRGVALDGGVVPIVPSAVIFDLPVGGWRCRPDAGFGYRAAAAAGTEVGIGTVGAGVGARAGVLKGGVGTASVTLESGVTVGALVVVNSAGDVVDPATGLPWLAAHVEHFGLVAPPENELAAYADRHGELSPLNTTIAVVATDAALSKAACRRVAVAAQDGLARTINPCHTPLDGDTVFALATGAVEVNPDPTTPASMTPELPLVTAVGAAAAEVLARAVLVGVLAADALAGIPTYRHVLPGAFE, encoded by the coding sequence ATGAGCGGATCGATCACCGACGTCGGGGGTATCCGCGTGGGGCACCATCACCGGATCGACGAGGACGCGCAGCTGGGCTCGGGCTGGGCGACCGGCACCACCGTGGTGCTCACCCCGCCGGGCACGGTCGGCGCCGTCGACGGCCGGGGTGGGGCGCCGGGTACCCGAGAGACCGATCTGCTCGATCCGAGCAACTCGGTGCGGCACGTCGACGCGGTGGTGCTGACCGGAGGGAGTGCGTTCGGACTCGCCGCCGCCGACGGCGTGATGACCTGGCTGGAGGAGCAGAACCGCGGTGTGGCTCTCGACGGCGGCGTGGTCCCGATCGTGCCGTCCGCGGTGATCTTCGACCTCCCGGTCGGAGGTTGGCGGTGCCGACCCGACGCGGGCTTCGGCTATCGGGCCGCCGCCGCGGCGGGCACCGAGGTGGGGATCGGAACCGTGGGCGCCGGCGTCGGTGCGCGCGCCGGAGTCCTCAAGGGTGGCGTCGGTACGGCGTCGGTCACCCTGGAATCCGGCGTGACCGTCGGCGCGCTCGTCGTGGTCAACTCCGCGGGCGATGTCGTCGACCCCGCCACCGGGCTGCCCTGGCTGGCCGCCCACGTCGAGCACTTCGGGCTCGTCGCCCCGCCCGAGAACGAACTGGCGGCCTACGCCGACCGCCACGGCGAGCTGAGTCCGCTCAACACCACCATCGCCGTGGTCGCGACCGACGCGGCGCTGAGCAAGGCGGCCTGCCGCCGGGTTGCGGTGGCGGCTCAGGACGGGCTGGCCCGCACCATCAACCCGTGCCACACCCCGCTGGACGGTGACACGGTGTTCGCGCTGGCCACCGGCGCGGTGGAGGTGAATCCCGACCCGACGACGCCGGCGTCGATGACCCCGGAGCTCCCGCTGGTCACTGCGGTCGGCGCCGCCGCGGCCGAGGTGCTGGCCCGCGCGGTGTTGGTCGGGGTGCTGGCCGCCGACGCGCTCGCCGGAATACCGACCTACCGTCATGTGTTGCCGGGAGCGTTCGAGTGA
- the murI gene encoding glutamate racemase, which produces MTSQQAPIGIFDSGVGGLTVARAVIDQLPDEDIIYIGDTGNGPYGPLTIPEIRAHALAVGDDLAARGVKALVIACNSASSACLRDARERYAPIPVVEVILPAVRRAVATTRNGRIGVIGTAATIASGAYQDTFAAARDIEVFGVACPRFVDFVERGVTSGRQVLGLAEGYLEPLQRAGVDTLVLGCTHYPMLSGLIQLAMGDHVTLVSSAEETAKDLLRVLTEQELLKPHPVDPAVGPRRQFEATGDPGAFTALATRFLGPSLDGVRPVQRHAGART; this is translated from the coding sequence ATGACGTCACAGCAGGCGCCGATAGGGATCTTCGACTCCGGGGTGGGAGGCCTCACGGTCGCCCGCGCGGTGATCGACCAGCTGCCCGACGAGGACATCATCTACATCGGCGACACCGGCAACGGACCGTACGGACCGCTGACCATCCCCGAGATCCGCGCCCATGCGCTGGCCGTCGGCGACGACCTCGCCGCGCGGGGCGTCAAGGCGCTGGTGATCGCCTGCAACTCGGCGTCCTCGGCGTGCCTGCGTGACGCACGGGAACGCTACGCGCCGATCCCGGTGGTCGAGGTGATCCTGCCCGCGGTGCGGCGCGCGGTCGCCACCACCCGCAACGGCCGGATCGGAGTCATCGGCACGGCAGCGACCATCGCGTCGGGCGCCTACCAGGACACCTTCGCGGCGGCCCGCGACATCGAGGTGTTCGGGGTGGCCTGCCCCCGCTTCGTCGACTTCGTCGAGCGGGGGGTGACCAGCGGACGTCAGGTGCTCGGTCTCGCCGAGGGATACCTGGAGCCGCTGCAGCGGGCCGGGGTCGACACGCTGGTGCTCGGCTGCACGCACTATCCGATGCTGTCGGGTCTGATCCAGCTGGCGATGGGCGACCACGTCACGCTGGTGTCCAGCGCCGAGGAGACCGCCAAGGATCTGCTGCGCGTGCTGACCGAGCAGGAGTTGCTGAAACCGCATCCGGTCGACCCGGCGGTGGGTCCGCGCCGGCAATTCGAAGCGACCGGGGACCCGGGCGCGTTCACCGCGCTGGCGACACGGTTCCTCGGTCCCAGCCTTGACGGGGTCCGGCCTGTTCAGCGTCACGCCGGCGCCCGAACATGA